GCGTTGGTTCGAGGGTGTGCCCAGCCCGGTCAAGCGCCCTGACCTGACCGACATGGTGATCTTCCGTGAAAACTCCGAGGACATCTACGCCGGTATCGAGTTCGAGAACGGCACCGAAGACTGCGAAAAGCTGAAGGCTCTGCTGAAGGAAAACTTCCCCGGCCCGTTTAGCAAGGTTCGCTTCCCGGACACCACCGGCCTCGGCATCAAGCCCGTCTCCAAGGAAGGTACCTTCCGCCTGGTCAAGGCCGCCATCCAGTACGCGATCGACAACGAACGCGACTCGGTGACCCTCGTCCACAAGGGCAACATCATGAAGTTCACCGAAGGCGCCTTCCGCGACTGGGGCTACCAGTGCGCGAAGGAAGAGTTCGGCGCGACTGAGCTCGACGGCGGCCCGTGGTGCTCCTTCAAGTCGCCCAAGACCGGTAAGGACATCATCATCAAGGACGTCATCGCCGACGCCATGCTGCAGCAGATCCTCACTCGCCCTGCCGAGTACGAGGTGCTGGCCACGCTGAACCTGAACGGTGACTACATCTCCGACGCGCTCGCAGCCTGTGTGGGTGGCATCGGTATCGCTCCCGGCGGTAACATCAACTACACCACCGGCCACGCCATCTTTGAGGCTACCCACGGTACCGCCCCGAAGTACGCCAACCAGGACAAGGTCAACCCCGGCTCGGTCATCCTCTCCGGCGAGATGATGTTCCGCTACATGGGCTGGACCGAAGCCGCTGACCTCATCATCAAGGGTGTGAACGGCGCTATCGGCAGCAAGACCGTGACCTACGACTTCGAGCGTCTGATGGACGGCGCGAAGCTGCTCAAGTGCTCCGAGTTCGGTGACGCTATCGTCGCCAACATGGACTAAGGCACACTGCCGCGTATCCACGATACCTTTACAAGCCAGCCGGTTCTCCGGCTGGCTTTTTTTTGTGCGCGGGTGGGGTGGCTACAAGGCCTTCGCCATCATCCACACGGCCATCGCGATCATCATCAGGTTTTCCGTCAGCGAGATGAAACCGAGTGGCACACTGCTGTCACCGCCTACGCAGGCACATTTCAGGTCGCGCTTTTCGACGTAAACGGCTTTGATAATCGATACAGCCCCAATCCCGCTTGCGATGAGCACCACAGGGGCGACGATCCACGTCAGCAGGCCTGCGATCATGAGTATGCCGCCTCCCGCCTCGATGAAGGCGTAGAGATACGCGTAGGGCACATAGCGTTGGGCTACGAGGTCGTACTGGACAAAGCCGGTGGCGTAGCCTTTTAAGTCCTGGAGTTTCTGAATGCCGAGTGCACACATACTGAAGGCGATAAACAGCTCAAGGATGCGTATGATATTCAGCGCCCCGAGCATGGCCCAGGTCGTGGTCAAAGCCATCAGCAGGGTGACTGCGAAGATGGCAATGACTGGCTGATAGGTTTCGCCTTCTTTCGGGTCTGGGCTTTTGCCAAGGTGTTCTCGCAGTTCGTCGTAGCCCCCGAGGTGCTTTCCTTCGATAAAGATTTGCGGAGTTTCATCGTACCCATGCTCCTTCTGGTAAGCCTTGTTGGCGTCCATTGATTCGAGGTGGTGGTCGTCTACCCGATAGCCGTTTCGCTTGAGTAGATCGAGTGCCTTGATGCCCCAGGGACACAGGTGGTCGGGCGTTACCATTCGGTAGATCGTGGCATTCTTTTTCATGGTAAATCCGTTGGTTTAATCGTTCGTTGGCCCGCCGAATCTCTCAGGGGCGGGCTGCTTTGTATGAACTACTATAACGCAGCCTGAGCGTTATTTCCAACGGATCACCGGATCGACCGCAGTCACGGACCCGGTTTTAAACAGCTTTACGCAAGCTGTGCCCGTCCAGTTTCCACCCCGTAAATGAGGCTCGTAAGACTACGCCTCAGCAGCTTTGTCGGGCGGCGTTTCGAGTGAGCTGTCACCGCCATTGGTGAGCATGGGCAGGTACTTGACCTTGGCCAGACGCCAGGCGACCACAAAGAACGCCGTCAACGGGATGGCGAGGATCATGCCGAGGATGCCGTTCAGGGCGGTGCCCCAGAAGAAGATCGCGATGATGATGACCATCGGGTGCAGTCCGGTGCGGTCGCCCATGATCTTCGGGGTCAGGAAGTAGCCCTCCAGCGCCTGCACGACGGCGAAGACGATCAGCACGTAGATGATGGTGTTCATCCCGCCGTCGGCCTGCAGATAGCCGATGGGCAGGGCCATCCCCAGCCCGAGGATGGTGCCGAGGTAGGGGATGATGTTGAGAAAGCCCATGGCCATCCCGATGAAGAACCCGAACTTTAGCCCGGCGATGGTGAAGCCGATGGCGTAGCAGAGGCCCATGATCAGCCCGATCACGATTTGCCCACGGAAGAACGAAACGATGATGCCGACAAACTCGCGTACGAGGAAGACCAGGTCGTCACGGACTTTTTCGTTGAGGAAGACCAGCTCGTGCTTGAGGTCCTGCGAGAAGTCGCGGTTGCTCAGCAGGAGAAAGAACAGATAAACCGGAATGATCGCCGTCTGGGCCGAGATGGAGAAAAAGGTGAGCAGGCCCTGTCCGGACTTTTCGATCAGCCCGACCATGCTCCCGGCACTGTTTTTGACCATCTCCAGGAGGCGGTTGGCCAGCTCGCCGCTCTGGTCCATCATCTGGTTCCATTTTTGCTCCCCGAAGATGTCCTTACCGATGGTCATCAAGTCGGGGAACTTACTGCGGATGCCCTCGACCAGCCCCGTGATCTGGTCGGGAAGTGTCTGGAAGAAATGGATGATCTGCTTGTCAAACAGCTCGACCACCGCATAGACGCCCGCTCCGAGGATGAGGATGGCCAGCGCATATAAAACAAGGATCGAGGGGATGAGCCCGATATGCAGCGTGCGGCTGATGAGGCCGACTACCGGGCGCAACAGCATGGCCAGAATGCCGGCTACGGCCAGGGGCCAGAGGACACCACTAAAGGTGCCGACAAAGAGCTTTAGCAGGTAGAAGCACAGCAGGACGACCGCGCATAGGAAAACAACACCCAGGGCGGTGAGGGCGGCGACGACGATGCGCTTTTGCAGATCACTGAAAACTCTTTCCGGCTGCTTCTCACCCATGGAGGAGAGGATGCCGAGGGTATCTGCCGTGTCGAGGTTTTATATCACACCCGAGCCCCTGCCGGGTTGCACCCGGGGGCTCTGAGGCCTCCGCTTGGAGCGTCGGCCTGGACAACGGCGACTGACGCCGGCTCAATCGAACTTCACACAGCCTGCGCAGGCAGGGTGCGAAACTTGTAGGCGAACTACTATTTACTGTGAGCGATGTGGCAGAGCCCCATCAAGATGTGCAGCATCTAAGGCGAAGGGCATTGCCCTTTAGTCGTCTTCGTAGTTATCGGCGAGGCCGAGGTCGCGGCGGACTTCGGGCTCTTCGGCCAGGGCGTCCTTAAGCTCTTCCACGCTGAAATCGGCCACCATGAAGTCGCCGTATTCGAGGGTAGGGGTCTTTGTCTGGCCGCTAACTTCGATCATGCGTTGCATGTTTTGCGCGCTCAGATTGACGTCGCGCAGGTCGACCTCGATCGCGTGTTTCTGGAAGAATGCCATGGCCTCGCGGCACCAGGGGCAGCCTCGCTTGATATAGAGTATGGGGTGTTTGGACATGACGTTCAGGCGTTGAGATTGAATGACTTAAACCAATCACGGCAAGTCATTCGCCGCAACTCTTTTCGGACGATTTACGGGTGCTAAACAAACGCTGCTTGGCCTTGCGGTGAGCGCGAAATGAGGGCAGGTTATTCCTTTTGTTTAGAGCCGAGGGGAAGCATATTTGCACGAGACGATGAGCCAGATAGAGAGTCAGCCCAACATCCATATCAAGGGGGCCCGCCAGCATAACCTGCGCGACCTCGAGCTGCACATCCCGCGCGGGCAGCTCGTGGTCATCACCGGTGTATCCGGCTCGGGTAAGTCCACGCTGGCCTTTGACACGCTCTATGCCGAGGGCTACCGCAAGTACATGGAGAGCCTCTCGGCGCGCGCCCGGCAGTACCTGGACCAGCTACCGCGCCCGGATGTGGACTTTATCCACGGGCTGCCGCCGGTCGTCGCCATCGAGCAGCGCACGATCACCGGCGCGAATCCGCGCAGCACGGTCGCCACGGTGACGGAGATCGCCGACTATGCCCGGCTGCTGTGGACTGTCTGCGGGGAGCAGTTTGATCCGGTGGACGGCGCGCCGATCGAGCGGCGTTCACTCGACGAGTGCATCGCCCGCATCTATGAGGAGCCGGAGGGGAGCCGCCTGATGCTGCTGGCCCCCGCGCTCACGGCGAAGCCCGCTGTCCTGCGCGAGGAGCTGCCCCGGCTGCGGCAGAAAGGCTTTCTGCGCGTGCGTATCGACGGGGAAATACGTGAGCTGGCCGACGACAAGATCATCCCCTCCGGCAGCCGTGAGATTCCGGTCGATGTCGTGGTGGACCGCATCGTCCTGGCCCCGGACCAGCGCGGGCGTATCGCCGACTCGCTGGAGCTGGCCTTCCGCGAGGGCGGGGACCGTGCGGTTGTCATGGTGCAGCATGACAGGGAAAGCCCGTGGCATGAGTTCAAGCTCAGCCAGGCGCTGGCAGGCACACGCTCAGGCATCGTGTACGAGCCGCTCTCGACGCGCTCCTTTTCGTGGAATAGCCCGGAGGGCGCCTGCCCGACCTGTGGCGGCCTGGGCCAGACGATGCAGTTTAGCGACGAGCTGGTCATCCCCGACCCGGAGAAGACCGTGCGGGGTGGGGCGGTCAAGCCCTGGCGCCTCGGCTCAAAGGCGATGATCATCAAGCGCAACGCCATCCTCAAACAACTGGCCGAGCAGCTACCCTTTGACCCGAAAGTACCCTGGAGCGAACTGCCGGAAGACGTCCGCCATACGATCCTGCACGGGGCCGGTGATCGACTCTTTTCCTTTAAGCTCAAACCCGGCAATACCAAGCCCGAGGCCCTGCCGTTTGCGGGGGTCATCGCGGACCTTGAGGAGTCGCGCCGCACGACCAGCAGCGATGGCTTTCGAGCGCGGCTCATGGCCTACCAGGTCACCTCGCTGTGTCCGGACTGCAAGGGGAGCCGCCTGAACGCCCGCGCGCGAAACGTCCGCGTCGAGGGGGTGTCTTTCACGGACTTTATCGGGCTGGGGATCGAGCGGGCACGCGAGTTTATCGAAACGCTCAGCCGTGGCGGAGACAGATACAAGTCGGCCGCCGACGCCGTGCGCGGTCTGCGTGAGCGGCTCGGGTTCTTGTCCGAGGTCGGGCTGGAGTACCTGACGCTCGACCGTGGCTATGCCACGCTCTCTGGCGGCGAGGCCCAGCGTGTGCGTCTGGCCACTCAGCTCGGGATGGGGCTCGTTGGCGTGGCCTACATCCTCGACGAGCCGAGCATCGGCCTGCACCCGGTGGACAATCAGCGCCTGATCGAGACGCTCACCGGCCTGCGAGACCGTGGGAACGCCGTGCTCGTGGTCGAGCATGACGCTGACACCATGCGTGTGGCCGACCAGTTAATCGAGCTGGGGCCCGGCGCGGGCGATACCGGTGGCGAGTTGATCTTTCAGGGGACGGTAGAGGAGTGCATCGCCTCCCCGCGTTCGCGCACCGGCCCGTACCTATCCGGTAAAAGCGAGATCATGCGCGATGCGCGTCCGCTCGATCCGCGCCACGGCCACCTCACGGTAATCGGTGCGCGCGAGAACAACCTGCGCGACCTCAATGTGGGCTTCCCGCTGGGGCTGCTGACGGTCGTGTGCGGCGTTTCCGGTTCGGGTAAGAGCACGCTCGTGAACGACATCCTGGCGCGCGCGGCGGCCTTTAAGCTCAATGGCGCAAAGGCCATCCCCGGCCTGCACAAGGAGATCGACGGGCTGAACAATTTCAAAACCGTGGTGCGCGTGGATCAGGAGCCGATCGGGCGCAGCCCGCGCTCGAACCCGGCTACGTACGTGAAGCTTTTCGATCAGTTGCGCGATCTCTTCTCGAAGTGCCCGCTGGCCAAGGTCCGTGGCTACAAGCCGAGTCGCTTCAGCTTTAACGTGCGCGGGGGGCGCTGCGAGAAGTGTCAGGGCGACGGCCAGATCAAGCTCGATATGCAGTTCCTCGGAGACGTGTTCGTGGAGTGCCCGAGCTGCCGTGGTCAGCGCTATAACCGCGAGACGCTGGAGATCCGCTTCAAGGGCTACAACATCGCCGAAGTCCTCGACATGACGGTTGAGGAGGCGATGCGGCACTTCCGCAACCAACCGAAGATTTTTGAAAAGCTCTCCACGCTGGCAGCGGTGGGCCTCGGCTACGTCAAGCTCGGCCAACCCGCCAACACGCTCTCCGGCGGGGAGGCCCAGCGCATCAAGCTCTCGCTCGAGCTTTCGCGCCGCCAGCAGGGGCAGACCCTGTACCTGCTCGACGAGCCCACGACCGGCCTGCACTGGGAAGACATCCAGAAGCTGATGGACCTGCTCTTCCAGCTCCGGGACGCCGGTAACACCGTGGTCATCATCGAGCACCAGCTCGATGTCATCGCGCTGGCTGACTGGCTGATCGAGCTCGGCCCCGGCGGCGGTAAAAACGGTGGCCATCTGGTCTTTGAAGGAACCCCCTGCGATATGGCGCACGCCGAAGGCTCGCCCACCGGTGCCGCTCTGCGTGCCGCCGGACGAGGGTAGGGGGTGGGAGCTTTTTTCCGGGGCTGCGCGCCCCACGCCCCGCTGTGCGTGACCACACTGGACATTGATGGGGCGACGCCCCATCGCTCACTGCGTTCGCTGCCCCAATAACAGGCATCTCCTATGGACTATGTCCTGAGGTGGCGACCCAGTTTTGATGCTCTGCTCAGCGATTACGTGAACCAGCAAAGCTGGTTCACGTAATCGCTGACACGATGCGTAGGATCGAAAGTGCAGCCCTCGGCTGCCGCGGGGCGTGGGGGCGCGGAGCCCCCAGAAAAAAAGAAGCTCGCTATCGGACGTTGCCAAGGGCGGGGTGAGGTGTCAGGGTGGCCGGTTCATGAAACCGCAGAAGAGAAAGCCGGGACGCAAGCCGGTGCCAAGTGAACTGCGCCACCGGATCAACGCCGGGCGGGTCGCGGTGAAGAACCAGATTGCATTTTTTGAAGGCCAGTTCGGGCAGGTCGAGAGCCAGTGGAAGGAAGACGATACCCGCGTGACCTTTGCCGACTTCGCGATTTCAGAGAAGGTATTTACCGAGCTGCGTCGCTCCTTCCCGCACGACGACTACTGCAGCGAGGAGTCCAACCCCGAGGACGAGGTGATGCAGCTTGAGGCCGAGTATGCCTGGATCATCGACCCCATCGACGGGACGAATAACTACGCTCTCGGCGTACCGATGTGCGGCATTTCTCTGGCGCTGCTGCGTAATGGCGAGCCGATCTACGGCTATATCTACGACTTTTCCCGCCGGGTACTCGTCCAGGGGGGCGAAGGCGAGGGCGTGCTCGATGGCACCCAAAGGGGGCGCGTGATCACGGATGAGCCGACCCCTCACAGCCACTTTGCGACGAACTTTCCCTACTCACCCGAGGACCTGACACGTATGCGCCCGCTGTTTGAAAAGTATCGGGTGCGCTGCTTCGGGAGTGCGGCGTTGAACCTCACCTACACCGCTATCGGTAAGCTGGCCGCGTGCGTGGACTTTCGGGTCAAGCTGTGGGATGTGGCTGCAGGGTTCGCGCTGATCAAGGCGGCGGGCGGGGAGATCGTCTATCTGGACGAGCCGCTGTTTCCCATCGACAGCTTTCACGTGCACATGCCACCCGTTCGCTACGTGGCGGGGAGCCCGGCCTTTTGCCGTGTCGTGAAAGAATGCTACGAAGCCTCTGCCAAGAGCGAGTAGCAGGTACAGGCCTGTACCGGTAACCAAAAAACGCGGCTTAATGGCGTGCCGCGTATAGGTCTTTAGTCTTTAAAGGCGAAACTCTTGCGGATCAGGTCGAAGCCCGGGAAGGCTGCGTCCAGGTCATCCGCATAGTACAGCTCTGTCACGAGAATGCCGCGCTGGCCCATGGTGGAGACAAAGATGCGTGCGCCACCGGGGAGGAACCCGGCGATCTTGCCCTTGAGGTGAACCCCCTGGCCCTCGAACTGGCCCCAGTTATTGAAGCTGTCACGGGAGTAGGTCTCGATCATCGGCCCGTCCAGCGTCGTGAGGATGCTGAACATGATGTCGTCGGCGTCCGTATTGGCGTCGGGAACAAAGAGCTTGATCGTGATGTAGGAATCCCCGTTGGCGACCTCGATCGTGAACAGGTGATCCGCATCGTAATCATCCTGACTGGTGGCGATGTGCCAGCCGGTGGGATAAGTCAGGGTAAAGGCAGGGCGGTCGATGGTCGAAATTTCATCTGCCGACCAATCCTCCTGGAGGATATTAAGTGCAAGGTGACTCGCAGATTCCAGTTGGAGCGAGGCGATGGAGCCGGCTTGAGCTGTGAGAGCAACGGCCAGCACTGACAGAGAAGATAATATTTTTCCTAACATCAAACCTAATGACTTGTTGTAGCCGACGTTATACGACGACCCTAGCGCATGTCACGCAATTTCCGTACCAGTATAGATAAAGGAGTGACCTCATTTAATGGATTTGTCAACCCGTCAAAAGAGGGATGCTCCTAAAATAAAATACAGTCTATACAACTATACTGTGTAGCAGGTGCCGGGGGCGGGATCTATGATCTGATAGGCGGCCTCATCCTGCTCCAGTTGCTCATGGAACCAGCTGCGTGCCTCGGGATCGCCATGAGTCAGGACAATGGCGCGCGGCTCGCACTTACGGGCAAAGCTGAGCAGCTCCTCGCGGTCGGCATGACCGCTCAGGTCGAAGCGCTCGATCGTAGCCCGTACGGGGGTGACATGGTCGAGGGTCTCGAAGACAAAGGACTCGTCCTGAGGGGTTTGCAGAAGCTTCCCGCCGGGGGTGTCCGGGTCGCAGTAGCCCACGAAGCACAGGGCGTTGTGGGGGCTGCCCAGCAGGGACGCAGCGATGGCATAGGAGGGCGTGTTCTCGACGAGCATGCCACTGCTAACCACAAAAAGCGTGGGCTTGGAGGGCGGCTTGCCGGGCGCAGGAGCGCGCTTGAGGGCCTGCACGCCGAGGCGTTTCAGGACATTGCGCCGGAACTTTACCGCCCCGATCTTGCGGGCGATAACATCAAAATAATCCACCAGATCGAGGCCGAGCCCGGAGCAGACGACGGGGACTTTGGGGATGTCGCCTTTTGTGCGGGCCTCGTCGAGGATGGCGAGGATCTCCTGCATGCGCCCGAGGGCAAAAGCCGGGATGAGCACGGAGCCGCCATTTTCCAGCGTGCGGCTGACGGTCTGGATGAGGCGGGCGACTTCCTCCTCGCGCCGGGTATCGTCGGTGCGACGGGTCAGGCCGCGGGTCGTTTCCATGACCAGAGTGTCAAAGGTCTCGTCCGGGAAGGCCGCACCGGGTAGGGTCTTTTGGTCCCCGAAGAGCACGTCCCCGGTGAAGAAAATCGAGCGGTGCTTGTAGGTGAGCTTGATCGCGGCAGCGCCGACGATATGCCCGGAGGGGTAGAGGGTGACCTGCACCTCTTCACCGCCCTTGGCAAAGGTGCGGGAGTGCCCGTAGGGCAGGGCAAACATGATGGGCTCCAGCCGGTCCAGCTCGGCAAAGGAATACAGCGGGTACTCGGGGATGCGCTGCTCATCACGCTGACGGCGCATGACGTTGCAGGAGTTGCGGAGCATGCGCACGGCCAGCTCCTGCGTGGGGCGGCTGAGAATGATCATCGCCTCGGGCTGGTGGCGCAGGGCCACGGGCACGGCCCCGAGGTGGTCCAGGTGGCAGTGCGTCAGGATGAGCGCGTCGATGCTGTTGGGGGCGAGCTTGTCAAAATCGGGCAGGGTCTCGCGTCCGACTTTTTTCGGGTGAATGCCCGCATCTATCAGAAAACGGAACGGTCCCAGTTCGACCAGAAGGCAATTTGCTCCGATGCCTCCGTGCGGGTTCAGGTCTGTCAACTTCATGAAAAGCGGGAAAACCTAACGGTTGCGACCCGGTAAGGCAATCCCCCTCTTCGCTGAAAATGAGAAAGCCTTCTCGCCCTAAGCCTAGAAGGCTGGCTCACCCGCCGGCGACGATGCGGACGATTTCGAGGTTGTCGCCGTCTGCGAGGGTGGCCTTGAGCGTTTCGGAGGGGGTGAGAGCCTCGCGGTTGCGCTCGACCACGACGCGCTCCGGGGCCAGCCCGAGCGAGTCGAGGAAGTCCGGCAGCGTGGTGGCCGTTTCCAGTACGTAGGGTTTACCGTTGGCGGTGATGTGGATTTTGTCGCTCATGATCAGGGGAAAGTTTTTCTGTGTTTCAGGTTGAGGTGTCCGTGGTGACGAGGGCGCGGTCGAAGTCCTTCCAGACGGCTTCGTAGCCCTGGCGGCGAATCATGGCCGCAATCTCAACCGGCGGGCGCTCATCGGCAATATGAAACTGCTCGCCGGGCTGGTCGCCTTCGGGGACCCAGGTGTCTTCGTTGAAGTTTTCGTAGCCGCCGGGCTCGGTGCTGGAGCCTGCGCTCATCAGCGTGACGCCGACCTTGACGAGGCCGTCGCGGAGCTTGGGAGACTCGCGAGTGGAGAGGGTGACGCCGACCTGCGGGAGGAACATCCGCAGCGCGCAGATGACCTGCACCATTTGCCGGTCGCTCATGCAGAACTCCGGGTTAGGCTCATAGCCGCCAGCGGCAGGCCGCATGCGCGGGAAGCTGACCGAGACCTGGGCTTTCCAGCACTTACGCAGCAGGTGGTGGGCATGGGCTGCGGCGGCCATCGTCTCGTGCCGCCAGTCGTAGAGCCCGTAGAGAGCACCGATACCCAGCCGCCGGAACCCGGCCTCGTAGCCGCGCTCGGCGGTATCGACGCGCCAGGCGAAGTACTTTTTCGGGCCTGCCTTGTGCATCACCTCGTAGGTGGGCTGGTGGTAGCTTTCCTGGTAAACGATGAGGCCTTCGGCTCCGGTCTGGACGAGCGGCGCGTAGTCGGCAGCGTCCATCGGCCCGAGCTCCAGGGCGACGGAGGGCATGTGCCGGAGCCCGGCCTTGATGCACTCGGCCACGTAGCCGTTGGAGACATACTTGGGGTGCTCCCCGGCCACCAGCAGCAGCGAGCGGAAGCCCTGACGGGCGATCTTGGCGATCTGCTCCTCGGCTACGTTGACCGGGATGGTCAGGCGCGGGATGTCATTGTGCCGCGAAAAGCCGCAGTACGTGCAGACGTTGACGCACTCATTGGAAAGGTAGAGCGGCGAAAAAAGCCGGATCGCCTTACCGAAGAAGCGCTGCGTCAGCCGCTGCGAAATCGCAGCCATGGTTTCGAGATACTCACCGGCTTCAGGGGAGGTGAGCAGGGCAAATTCTTCCAGCGTCTCGGCGCGTCCCTTGCGGATGATCTGCTCGATGCGGGCACGGTCACCGTGGCGCGAGCGGTAGGCGAGCTCGCTGATCGGCAGCCGCTGAAGGCTCTCGGAAAAGGTTCCAACCGGCGCTTCGGCCGGGGTGTGGTACTTGGCAGGTCTGGCCATGATCGATTAATTGTAAACGAGGCGCGGCGAAAGGCAACGCCTTTACAGAAAGGATTCTCAAAATTCTACGGTCTGGAATGGCGGGGGCTTACTTCGCCCACTGCTCATAGACGGCGCGGACATCTTCGTAGTCCTCCTCCAGGGAGAGGGCGTTTTGGGCGCGTTTGAGGGAGAGGCGGGCGTAGTGCTCAGCCATGTCCTTCATCTCCGGATCGATAGCGGCGAGGGCGCGGAATGCCTTTTGCAGGCGGATCATGACCTCCCGCATGGACGCGCCGTCCCGTGAGATACCGATAAAGGCGTCGTCAAAAAGGGACTCAAGCTGCACAGCTGGGGCCTCCAGCCGGTCGTAGCGTTTATCTGTCTCGGCATCAGCTTCCTCCTCGGGGTTTCTCCAGAGGTGAAGCAGGCGAACGAGCTGACCCACGACCTGGATGGCCGTGCCGGGGTCATTGACGGAAGGTGAAAGCGCGCGGCTGGCAATCTCCGAGAGCACCACGAATCCGAAGCGGGGGTCCTCGTCGAAGAGGCGCTGCTCGCCCAGGCGGAAAGCCTGCCCGAGCCGCTCCAGGTCTTCCTCGGCGATGGCTCGCTCGGGCTTGCCCATGATGCGGGCGACGACGCGGTCCGGCGTGATAAAGGCACCCGGCAGCACATTCAGGCGGATCTTCAGGTCAGCCTTGTCAGCCCAGCGTTGCAGCAGGCTGAAGTCGATCCACTGCAGGTAGCCGATGCGCGGTACGCGGACCTCGACGCCCTCGGCGGATTCCTCCTCAGAGGCACCATGCCAGAGCCACGAGCGCTGGTAGCGGGTGATGGCACGGGTGGTGGCGGCTTCGACTTTTTTCAATGTCATGGCGAGCCGCCCGAGCCGGGCAATGCGATCCACCCACCGGATGAAGGTGATGACCACGACCCAGAAAACCGCCAGCGTCAGGATCAGCAGAAAGAAGCGACCCGCGCCGCTGTAGAAGCCGTTCATCAGCGCCAGGACGGCGATGACCGAAAACAGAAACGCCCCGATGAAGGTGGAGAGCGCGTTCTGGGAAACGTCGTCGGCGATGATCAGCGAAAATGACCGCGGAGTCGCCGTCTGGCCTGCCGATGAGTAGGCGGAGACCATGGCCCCCACCGCGAAGACCGCGACAGCCAGCATCCCTGTGTTCAGGACGCCCAGCAGCACCTCCAGCGACTCGCGGCTGATGTCAGGCACGAGGCTCGCATCCACCCAGCGTCCGAGCAGGTAGGCGACAACGGTCCCCATAAAGGAGACGACGCACATCACCAACGGTCTGACCCAGAGGGCCTCGGACAGGCGGTTGCGGATAAACTGAAGGGTACTTAGCATGCGGTGGGGCGCACCCGCACAGGCGGGTGAAACACTCTTAATCCAGAAACGCGGTCAACGGGCTCGTGGCAACGGCCTGGCTGGACCGCGGGCCGAGACCCATCTCGTAGGCGGCTCGACCGGCCTCCACGGCGGTGGCAAAGGCCTTGCCCATGCGGCAGGGATCGGCGGCCACGGCGATAGCGGTATTAACCAGTACGGCGTCGGCACCCATTTCAAGTGCGGCAGCGGCATGTGAGGGCGTACCGAGCCCGGCGTCTACGACGACGGGGACGCGTGCCTGCTCGATAATGATCTCGATCTGCGCACGGGTTTCCAGCCCGCGGTTGGAGCCGATAGGAGCTCCCAGCGGCATGACCGCGGCGCAGCCGATGTCTTGCAGGCGGGCGGCCAGCACGGGGTCGGCGTTGATGTAGGGCAGCACGGTCCAGCCTTCTTCGACGAGGACTTTGGCGGCCTTGTAGGTCTCGATCGGGTCGGGGAGCAGGTAGTTGGGGTCCGGGTGGATCTCCAGCTTGATCCACTGGGGCAGCCCCGCAGCCAGCGAGAGGCGCGCCAGGCGGAGCGCCTCATCGGCGTCCATAGCTCCGGCGGTATTGGGCAGGAGCAGATAGCGGTCGGGCTCCAGAAAGTCCAGGATGTCGGCGAAGGGGTCGGCCTCGGACTCAAGGTTGGCACGCTTGAGGGCGACGGTGACCAACTCGGTACCGCAGGACCGCAGCGCATCGCGCATGGCGGTGTTGGAGGAAAACTTGCCGGTGCCGACCAGCAGGCGGGAGCCGAAGCTCCGGCCGGCGATCACGAGCGGCTCGCAGGATAAGGATTCTTGTGTCATTGCTAGGGCCATTACAGGTGGCAAAGTCCGCCCGGTGTAACGCCAGAGCTGCCTGTCGAGATGGCGAAACGCCATTTTTACCGTCAACGGGCAGCATACAGCCTTGTCTTGGGCGGGCTGATCCGTGAAAGAGTAGACGTTCATGGAGAAAAAGCAAGAGGGTCTGCGTGTAACGTGGCTAAGTGTCTGGATGAAT
This genomic interval from Ruficoccus sp. ZRK36 contains the following:
- a CDS encoding MBL fold metallo-hydrolase, which produces MKLTDLNPHGGIGANCLLVELGPFRFLIDAGIHPKKVGRETLPDFDKLAPNSIDALILTHCHLDHLGAVPVALRHQPEAMIILSRPTQELAVRMLRNSCNVMRRQRDEQRIPEYPLYSFAELDRLEPIMFALPYGHSRTFAKGGEEVQVTLYPSGHIVGAAAIKLTYKHRSIFFTGDVLFGDQKTLPGAAFPDETFDTLVMETTRGLTRRTDDTRREEEVARLIQTVSRTLENGGSVLIPAFALGRMQEILAILDEARTKGDIPKVPVVCSGLGLDLVDYFDVIARKIGAVKFRRNVLKRLGVQALKRAPAPGKPPSKPTLFVVSSGMLVENTPSYAIAASLLGSPHNALCFVGYCDPDTPGGKLLQTPQDESFVFETLDHVTPVRATIERFDLSGHADREELLSFARKCEPRAIVLTHGDPEARSWFHEQLEQDEAAYQIIDPAPGTCYTV
- the thiS gene encoding sulfur carrier protein ThiS; this translates as MSDKIHITANGKPYVLETATTLPDFLDSLGLAPERVVVERNREALTPSETLKATLADGDNLEIVRIVAGG
- the uvrA gene encoding excinuclease ABC subunit UvrA, which encodes MSQIESQPNIHIKGARQHNLRDLELHIPRGQLVVITGVSGSGKSTLAFDTLYAEGYRKYMESLSARARQYLDQLPRPDVDFIHGLPPVVAIEQRTITGANPRSTVATVTEIADYARLLWTVCGEQFDPVDGAPIERRSLDECIARIYEEPEGSRLMLLAPALTAKPAVLREELPRLRQKGFLRVRIDGEIRELADDKIIPSGSREIPVDVVVDRIVLAPDQRGRIADSLELAFREGGDRAVVMVQHDRESPWHEFKLSQALAGTRSGIVYEPLSTRSFSWNSPEGACPTCGGLGQTMQFSDELVIPDPEKTVRGGAVKPWRLGSKAMIIKRNAILKQLAEQLPFDPKVPWSELPEDVRHTILHGAGDRLFSFKLKPGNTKPEALPFAGVIADLEESRRTTSSDGFRARLMAYQVTSLCPDCKGSRLNARARNVRVEGVSFTDFIGLGIERAREFIETLSRGGDRYKSAADAVRGLRERLGFLSEVGLEYLTLDRGYATLSGGEAQRVRLATQLGMGLVGVAYILDEPSIGLHPVDNQRLIETLTGLRDRGNAVLVVEHDADTMRVADQLIELGPGAGDTGGELIFQGTVEECIASPRSRTGPYLSGKSEIMRDARPLDPRHGHLTVIGARENNLRDLNVGFPLGLLTVVCGVSGSGKSTLVNDILARAAAFKLNGAKAIPGLHKEIDGLNNFKTVVRVDQEPIGRSPRSNPATYVKLFDQLRDLFSKCPLAKVRGYKPSRFSFNVRGGRCEKCQGDGQIKLDMQFLGDVFVECPSCRGQRYNRETLEIRFKGYNIAEVLDMTVEEAMRHFRNQPKIFEKLSTLAAVGLGYVKLGQPANTLSGGEAQRIKLSLELSRRQQGQTLYLLDEPTTGLHWEDIQKLMDLLFQLRDAGNTVVIIEHQLDVIALADWLIELGPGGGKNGGHLVFEGTPCDMAHAEGSPTGAALRAAGRG
- a CDS encoding inositol monophosphatase, whose product is MKPQKRKPGRKPVPSELRHRINAGRVAVKNQIAFFEGQFGQVESQWKEDDTRVTFADFAISEKVFTELRRSFPHDDYCSEESNPEDEVMQLEAEYAWIIDPIDGTNNYALGVPMCGISLALLRNGEPIYGYIYDFSRRVLVQGGEGEGVLDGTQRGRVITDEPTPHSHFATNFPYSPEDLTRMRPLFEKYRVRCFGSAALNLTYTAIGKLAACVDFRVKLWDVAAGFALIKAAGGEIVYLDEPLFPIDSFHVHMPPVRYVAGSPAFCRVVKECYEASAKSE